Proteins from one Sarcophilus harrisii chromosome 2, mSarHar1.11, whole genome shotgun sequence genomic window:
- the SPO11 gene encoding meiotic recombination protein SPO11 isoform X2, which yields MAFAPMGPEASFFRVLDQHRVSLIESLKEGRGEGPRKEASSSEVLTSIENIIQEIITSLARNEAPFLTLDNRSNWENIKFEDSVGLQMIHHCTTKKIKSDSAQSAQRFALILKILSMIYKLVQSNTYATKRDIYYTDIQLFGNQSVVDNIINDISCMLKVPRRNLHILSTSKGLIAGNLSYIEEDGTKVNCTCGSTVVAVPSNIQGIRNLATDAKFLLIVEKDATFQRLLDDNFCNKLSPCIIITGKGVPDLNTRLLVKKLWDTFHLPIFTLVDADPHGIEIMCIYKYGSMSMSFEAHNLTVPTIRWLGLLPSDIERWK from the exons ATGGCTTTTGCGCCCATGGGCCCAGAAGCCTCCTTCTTCAGGGTTTTGGATCAGCACAGGGTTTCCCTGATCGAATCCCTGAAGGAAGGCCGAGGGGAGGGCCCCCGTAAGGAGGCCTCGAG TTCTGAGGTTCTTACATCTATAGAAAATATCATCCAAGAAATCATCACAAGCCTGGCAAGAAATGAAGCACCATTTCTCACACTAGACAACAGatcaaattgggaaaatatcaa atTTGAAGATTCTGTGGGGCTACAGATGATACATCATTGTaccaccaaaaaaatcaaaagtgattcAGCACAATCAGCCCAAAGATttg ctctaattcttaaaatattatctatGATCTACAAATTAGTCCAGAGCAACACTTATGCAACCAAAAG agACATATATTATACTGACATACAACTTTTTGGTAACCAGAGTGTTGTGGACAACATAATCAATGATATTTCCTGTATGTTAAAAGTACCAAGGAGAAATCTGCATATT ctgtCTACTTCCAAGGGTCTAATTGCTGGCAATTTAAGCTATATTGAAGAAGATGGTACCAAAGTAAATTGCACCTGTGGTTCAACG gtaGTTGCTGTGCCATCTAATATCCAAGGAATTAGAA ATTTGGCTACAGATGCTAAGTTTCTACTAATTGTAGAAAAAGATGCAACATTCCAGCGACTTCTAGATGACAACTTTTGCAACAAACTGTCACCATGCATAATTATTACG GGAAAAGGAGtaccagatttgaacacaagacTTCTAGTCAAGAAACTGTGGGATACATTTCATCTTCCTATTTTTACTCTTGTGGATGCTGATCCACATG GCATAGAAATAATGTGCATCTATAAATATGGATCTATG